In the genome of Desulfuromonas sp. DDH964, one region contains:
- a CDS encoding RDD family protein, whose translation MNLTCPHCGFQRELPADRLPRVAVRVTCPRCREQFRFEPPAPMPPELPAPGTAPAEEATPLDAAGAAALPKAGFWIRVVASLVDSTLVTLLQFFFGTALIAAAVALTGGSADQGLGMAIAWSFGPALGVIYYVGFTGYCGQTPGKMALRIKVIRTNGNDIGYGVALVRETVGKFLSTLILGIGYLMVAFDEQKQGLHDRLVKTYVIKL comes from the coding sequence ATGAACCTGACCTGCCCCCACTGTGGTTTCCAGCGCGAACTGCCGGCCGATCGGCTACCAAGAGTCGCGGTGCGGGTGACCTGCCCGCGCTGCCGCGAACAGTTCCGTTTCGAGCCGCCGGCGCCAATGCCGCCGGAACTGCCGGCGCCAGGGACCGCCCCTGCGGAAGAGGCCACGCCCCTCGACGCCGCCGGCGCCGCCGCCCTGCCCAAGGCCGGATTCTGGATCCGGGTGGTGGCGTCGCTGGTCGATTCGACCCTGGTCACCCTGCTGCAATTTTTCTTCGGCACCGCACTGATCGCCGCGGCGGTCGCCCTGACCGGGGGGAGTGCCGACCAGGGGCTCGGCATGGCCATCGCCTGGTCCTTCGGACCGGCCCTCGGCGTGATCTACTACGTCGGCTTCACCGGCTACTGCGGCCAGACGCCGGGCAAGATGGCACTGCGGATCAAGGTGATCCGCACCAACGGCAATGACATCGGCTACGGGGTGGCGCTGGTGCGCGAAACCGTCGGCAAATTTCTTTCCACCCTGATTCTCGGCATTGGCTACCTGATGGTCGCCTTCGACGAACAGAAGCAGGGGCTGCATGACCGGCTCGTCAAGACCTATGTGATAAAACTGTAG
- the argF gene encoding ornithine carbamoyltransferase: MNKDFLSLADWTRDDLEQIFALTRDLKSRQQRGEPHRLLEGKTLAMIFEKSSTRTRVSFEVGMFQLGGHALFLHSGTTQLGRGEPVKDTARVMARYCDGIMIRTFSQAAVAELAHHASVPVINGLTDLYHPCQLMADLFTVSEHKENYRDLTYAWIGDGNNMANSWINAAAVFGFKLQIATPKGYEPDAVVRQRAAAAGAQIVYSNDPFAAAAGADVLNTDVWASMGQEAEQKEREQAFAGFQINGAIVRAAAADAIVLHCLPAHRGEEISDEVIEGPHSVVFDEAENRLHVQKAIMATLMA; this comes from the coding sequence ATGAACAAGGACTTCCTCTCCCTCGCCGACTGGACCCGGGACGATTTGGAGCAGATCTTCGCCCTGACCCGGGACCTCAAGTCGCGCCAGCAGCGGGGCGAACCGCACCGTTTGCTGGAAGGGAAAACCCTCGCCATGATCTTCGAGAAGAGCTCGACCCGCACCCGGGTCTCCTTCGAAGTCGGCATGTTCCAGCTCGGCGGCCACGCCCTCTTCCTCCATTCCGGCACCACCCAGCTTGGACGCGGCGAACCGGTCAAAGACACGGCCCGGGTGATGGCGCGTTACTGCGACGGCATCATGATCCGCACCTTCTCGCAGGCGGCGGTGGCCGAGCTCGCCCACCACGCCAGCGTGCCGGTCATCAACGGCCTGACCGACCTCTACCACCCCTGCCAGTTGATGGCCGACCTCTTCACGGTGAGCGAGCACAAGGAGAACTATCGCGACCTGACCTACGCCTGGATCGGCGACGGCAACAACATGGCCAACAGCTGGATCAACGCCGCCGCGGTCTTCGGTTTCAAGCTGCAGATCGCCACCCCGAAAGGGTATGAACCGGATGCCGTTGTCCGCCAGCGCGCCGCCGCCGCCGGGGCGCAGATCGTCTACAGCAACGATCCCTTCGCTGCTGCTGCTGGCGCCGATGTCCTCAACACTGATGTCTGGGCGAGCATGGGGCAGGAAGCGGAGCAGAAGGAACGGGAGCAGGCCTTTGCCGGCTTCCAGATCAACGGCGCGATCGTCCGCGCGGCCGCCGCCGACGCCATCGTTCTCCACTGCCTTCCCGCCCACCGCGGCGAGGAGATCAGCGACGAAGTGATCGAAGGACCGCACTCGGTGGTCTTCGACGAGGCGGAGAACCGCCTCCACGTGCAGAAGGCGATCATGGCCACGCTGATGGCCTGA